Proteins encoded by one window of bacterium:
- the lptC gene encoding LPS export ABC transporter periplasmic protein LptC codes for MANYLRIILLGLTTAILAGCSNHESSTKTDIVVDSSRPDTEMRGATIDLLEGERVTTRIDADRILKFDAKDSTMGYVVHAEFFDSLGNITSRLDGDSAYIRETSNHMHVYGHVVVVSEDHSMLETDYLHWNPDIEKIQTDAYVKVTRKGDVVTGWGLEADQKLTRIKVLRQVSGTIHNTDEIDSM; via the coding sequence ATGGCGAACTACCTAAGAATCATACTACTCGGACTTACGACGGCGATATTGGCCGGCTGCTCGAACCATGAGAGTTCGACCAAGACCGATATTGTGGTTGATTCCAGCCGTCCGGATACCGAGATGCGCGGCGCCACAATAGACCTGCTTGAAGGGGAGCGAGTTACCACTCGAATTGATGCCGACCGAATTCTCAAGTTCGACGCCAAAGACTCTACGATGGGTTACGTTGTTCACGCTGAGTTTTTTGATTCGCTTGGCAATATCACTTCGCGACTGGACGGAGACTCCGCCTATATTCGAGAAACCAGCAACCATATGCATGTCTATGGGCACGTGGTAGTTGTCTCGGAAGATCACTCAATGCTGGAAACCGACTACCTGCACTGGAATCCGGATATCGAGAAGATCCAGACCGATGCCTATGTCAAGGTTACCAGAAAAGGGGATGTGGTTACCGGCTGGGGATTGGAAGCGGATCAGAAGTTGACCCGGATCAAAGTGCTGAGACAAGTCTCCGGGACTATTCACAATACCGATGAGATA